One window of the Oxobacter pfennigii genome contains the following:
- a CDS encoding transposase, with product MNRYYEEEFKNKIVRLHLEEGRTLKSLSEEYGVSKSGISIWIKAYREECSTNHELKE from the coding sequence ATGAATAGGTATTATGAAGAAGAATTCAAAAACAAAATTGTTCGTCTTCATCTTGAAGAAGGACGTACTTTAAAAAGCTTATCTGAGGAATATGGAGTTTCTAAATCAGGTATTTCAATATGGATAAAAGCTTATCGTGAAGAATGCTCAACAAACCATGAATTAAAAGAAG